Proteins encoded in a region of the Zonotrichia albicollis isolate bZonAlb1 chromosome 22, bZonAlb1.hap1, whole genome shotgun sequence genome:
- the LOC102063740 gene encoding LOW QUALITY PROTEIN: 1-acyl-sn-glycerol-3-phosphate acyltransferase alpha (The sequence of the model RefSeq protein was modified relative to this genomic sequence to represent the inferred CDS: deleted 1 base in 1 codon), whose product MEGVSPLLYITSCCDSFTALLNTLWAGRMELFFLHYPFTCLLIAFLVLYQVKPAFRFFCKMTFYKLWLFTISIGVAILSIPRGRNVENMMFLRTLTMPLKYIFGIQIVVKGKENLRTKKPFVLVLNHQTSLDILVMMEILPRRCVPIAKKEILYMGTFGLACWLSGVIFIDRKRREESIGTLTEVAHSLHKDNLRVLIFPEGTRNHGGSMLPFKRGAFQLAVKAQVPIIPVVLSSYNNFYNQKEKKFTPGRMIIQILPKVDTLGLGPDDVPKLTEQVRDSMLSAYQGISGMTNGASH is encoded by the exons ATGGAGGGAGTCTCACCTCTACTCTACATCACCAGCTGC TGTGACTCATTCACTGCTCTGCTCAACACgctctgggctggaaggatGGAGCTTTTCTTCCTTCACTACCCCTTTACCTGTCTACTCATTGCCTTTCTAGTCCTCTACCAGGTGAAACCTGCATTCAGATTCTTCTGCAAGATGACCTTCTATAAGTTGTGGCTCTTCACCATAAGCATTGGAGTTGCCATCCTCAGTATTCCTCGTGGACGTAACGTGGAAAACATGAT GTTTTTGCGCACATTGACCATGCCACTCAAATACATCTTTGGCATTCAGATAGTGGTGAAGGGCAAGGAGAACCTCAGGACAAAGAAACCTTTTGTCCTGGTGCTGAATCACCAGACCTCCCTTGACATCCTGG TGATGATGGAGATATTGCCCAGGCGCTGTGTGCCCATTGCAAAGAAGGAGATCCTGTACATGGGCACGTTCGGCCTGGCCTGCTGGCTCTCAGGGGTCATCTTCATTGACCGCAAGAGGAGGGAAGAGTCCATTGGCACCCTGACAGAGGTGGCACACTCCCTGCACAAGGACAAT TTGCGTGTCTTGATCTTCCCTGAAGGAACTCGCAACCATGGTGGCTCCATGTTGCCCTTCAAACGTGGGGCCTTCCAGCTGGCTGTGAAAGCCCAG GTCCCCATTATTCCTGTAGTGTTGTCGTCCTACAACAACTTCTACAaccagaaggagaagaaatttACACCAG GCAGGATGATCATCCAGATCCTGCCCAAAGTGGACACGCTGGGCCTGGGCCCAGACGATGTTCCCAAGCTGACGGAGCAGGTCCGTGACTCCATGCTCTCTGCCTACCAGGGCATATCGGGAATGACCAATGGAGCTTCCCATTAG